A genomic window from Halorubrum trapanicum includes:
- a CDS encoding multicopper oxidase domain-containing protein, with amino-acid sequence MTHSDSGSDGGFARRTILQAAGLSGVAGLAGCMSQTVNTAATGDGADAAQTDDEGPALPETGSPEVVDLDERGREVTLRSVHARHAAHPGSSLGGPVEMPVTWAFQADDGTPSVPGPVLRATEGDDLSITLDNTDAEMPHTLHFHGVSKSWKDDGVPSTTGITVMPGERHTYEIGADVPGTHLYHCHFNTPMHMDMGMYGILRIDPEGYEAADVEQFMTLKDWDTRLSRSYGGEDASYDVQNRRPDAFTINGRVAPYTLNPDHGSPIVVSEGDTVRLHLVNAGFMAHPMHTHNHRFRTVEKDGAEYPEVLQLPEDVVNVAPAERYTVEFEANADPGIYPMHCHKVDHVQNGGIYPGGMLTAVVYEGAMGTDVFADLMEKAGYEL; translated from the coding sequence ATGACGCACAGCGACTCCGGCTCCGACGGCGGCTTCGCGCGGCGAACGATCCTCCAGGCGGCGGGGCTCTCGGGCGTCGCCGGACTGGCGGGCTGTATGAGCCAGACGGTCAACACCGCCGCGACCGGTGACGGCGCGGACGCGGCGCAGACCGACGACGAGGGGCCCGCGCTCCCGGAGACGGGGTCGCCGGAGGTCGTCGACCTCGACGAGCGCGGCCGCGAGGTGACGCTGCGCTCGGTCCACGCCCGCCACGCGGCACATCCCGGCAGCTCGCTGGGCGGGCCGGTCGAGATGCCGGTGACGTGGGCGTTCCAGGCCGACGACGGCACGCCGAGCGTCCCCGGACCGGTCCTCCGGGCGACCGAGGGCGACGACCTGTCGATCACGCTCGACAACACCGACGCGGAGATGCCCCACACGCTCCACTTCCACGGCGTCTCGAAGTCGTGGAAGGACGACGGGGTCCCGTCGACGACGGGGATCACCGTGATGCCCGGCGAGAGACACACCTACGAGATCGGCGCGGACGTGCCCGGCACCCACCTCTACCACTGCCACTTCAACACCCCGATGCACATGGACATGGGGATGTACGGGATCCTCCGGATCGACCCCGAGGGGTACGAGGCGGCCGACGTCGAGCAGTTCATGACGCTGAAAGACTGGGACACGCGGCTCTCCCGGTCGTACGGCGGTGAGGACGCGAGCTACGACGTCCAGAACCGGCGGCCGGACGCGTTCACGATCAACGGGCGCGTCGCGCCGTACACGCTCAACCCGGACCACGGCTCGCCGATCGTCGTCAGCGAAGGGGACACGGTGCGGCTCCACCTGGTCAACGCCGGGTTCATGGCCCACCCGATGCACACGCACAACCACCGGTTCCGCACCGTCGAGAAGGACGGCGCCGAGTACCCCGAGGTGTTGCAGTTACCGGAGGACGTGGTGAACGTCGCGCCCGCGGAGCGGTACACCGTCGAGTTCGAGGCGAACGCGGACCCCGGTATCTACCCGATGCACTGCCACAAGGTGGACCACGTCCAGAACGGCGGGATCTACCCCGGCGGGATGCTCACCGCCGTCGTCTACGAGGGGGCGATGGGGACGGACGTGTTCGCGGACCTCATGGAGAAGGCGGGATACGAACTTTGA
- a CDS encoding RNA-guided endonuclease TnpB family protein has product MNYNYRYRLRPSDALEEQLAWTVDTCRQVYNHFLHRLNRTDDTSAYSEQKLLPSLKKWWSDLKSVHSKVLQKVVQRLYDNLSTLRERKEKGYRVGTLKWKAPGEYRSFTYSQSGFKLKNTGGRTRLWLSKLGEIPLTFHRDLPDDADIKTVTVKQEPTGKWYAILGIETPDDPPEKPENPENCVGIDVGILKYAHDTDGTAVESLDLSNERERLERAQRDLSRKQHGSDNWEKQRRVVAERHAELKNKRRDFLHKLSNYYAREYDLVAVEDLDAKGLVELPGNSRNRAGAAWGTFLRMLKYKCEREGTHFVAVNPRGTTKECASCGVSTEKPLWVREHSCPACGFKADRDANAAWNILSRGVKKRLGAGRSESTPVETALPVSSVVDAKRVVETGSPTLKREGVSPTGRVG; this is encoded by the coding sequence GTGAACTACAACTACAGGTATCGACTCCGACCGTCCGACGCTCTCGAAGAACAGTTAGCGTGGACTGTCGATACCTGTAGACAGGTCTACAACCACTTTCTCCACCGACTCAACCGCACCGACGACACCTCGGCGTACTCTGAGCAGAAGCTCCTGCCGAGTCTCAAGAAGTGGTGGAGCGACCTGAAAAGCGTTCACTCGAAGGTACTACAGAAGGTCGTACAACGGCTGTACGATAACCTCTCGACACTACGAGAGCGCAAAGAGAAGGGCTACCGCGTCGGGACGCTCAAGTGGAAGGCACCGGGCGAGTACCGCAGTTTCACCTACAGTCAATCCGGCTTCAAGCTCAAGAACACGGGCGGTCGGACGCGACTGTGGCTCTCAAAACTCGGAGAAATCCCCCTCACCTTCCACCGCGACCTCCCCGACGACGCTGACATTAAGACCGTCACGGTCAAGCAAGAACCTACCGGGAAGTGGTACGCCATTCTCGGCATCGAGACGCCCGACGACCCGCCGGAGAAGCCGGAGAATCCCGAGAACTGCGTCGGTATCGACGTGGGGATTCTCAAGTACGCTCACGACACCGACGGAACCGCCGTCGAATCCCTCGACCTGTCCAACGAACGCGAACGTTTGGAACGCGCACAGCGCGACCTCTCGCGGAAACAGCACGGGTCGGACAATTGGGAGAAACAGCGTCGGGTTGTGGCAGAACGCCACGCCGAGTTGAAGAACAAACGCCGCGACTTCCTTCACAAGCTCTCGAACTACTACGCTCGGGAGTACGACTTGGTGGCCGTCGAGGACTTGGACGCGAAGGGGTTGGTCGAACTACCGGGCAACTCGCGGAACCGGGCAGGTGCGGCGTGGGGGACGTTCCTGCGGATGCTCAAATACAAGTGCGAACGCGAAGGAACGCACTTCGTTGCTGTGAATCCGCGCGGAACGACGAAAGAGTGTGCGTCCTGCGGCGTTTCGACCGAGAAACCGTTGTGGGTGCGCGAACACTCCTGCCCGGCGTGCGGGTTCAAGGCCGACAGAGACGCGAATGCGGCGTGGAATATTCTTTCTCGCGGTGTGAAGAAGCGGTTAGGAGCGGGACGCTCCGAATCAACGCCTGTGGAGACTGCGCTCCCTGTGTCCTCGGTTGTGGATGCAAAGCGCGTCGTGGAAACAGGAAGCCCCACCCTCAAGCGCGAGGGCGTCAGCCCGACCGGTAGGGTGGGGTAG